One genomic region from Gossypium hirsutum isolate 1008001.06 chromosome D13, Gossypium_hirsutum_v2.1, whole genome shotgun sequence encodes:
- the LOC107920421 gene encoding PLASMODESMATA CALLOSE-BINDING PROTEIN 3 isoform X1, translated as MSLLFSLLLFLAMTGHSSATYCLCKDGLGDQALQKALDYACGAGADCSAILQKGGCYNPNTVKDHCNYAVNSYFQKKGQAQGSCDFSGTATVSANPPSNIASTCSFPSSSTGMTAPTGTTTGTPTTTGSTTGTPSTVFGGAGTTLGPTGTTETGFNDQSNAVGLFTKNINFFFTFAIMTLWIVGLSWI; from the exons ATGTCTCTTTTATTCTCCCTACTGCTGTTCTTAGCCATGACTGGCCATTCAA GTGCTACTTATTGCTTATGTAAAGATGGGTTAGGGGATCAAGCTCTTCAAAAGGCCCTCGATTATGCTTGTGGAGCTGGAGCTGATTGTTCTGCAATTCTACAAAAAGGTGGTTGCTATAACCCCAACACTGTGAAAGATCACTGCAACTATGCTGTCAATAGTTATTTCCAAAAGAAAGGTCAAGCACAAGGAAGCTGTGATTTTTCAGGCACTGCTACTGTTAGTGCCAATCCTCCTTCAA ATATTGCTTCTACTTGCAGCTTTCCCTCTAG TAGCACAGGCATGACCGCACCAACTGGGACAACAACCGGGACACCAACCACCACTGGCTCAACCACAGGGACTCCAAGCACAGTGTTTGGTGGTGCAGGGACAACCTTAGGTCCAACAGGGACAACAGAAACCGGCTTCAATGATCAAAGCAATGCTGTGGGTCTCTTCACAAAGAATATAAACTTTTTCTTCACTTTTGCTATTATGACCCTTTGGATTGTAGGGTTATCTTGGATTTGA
- the LOC107920421 gene encoding PLASMODESMATA CALLOSE-BINDING PROTEIN 3 isoform X2, whose translation MSLLFSLLLFLAMTGHSSATYCLCKDGLGDQALQKALDYACGAGADCSAILQKGGCYNPNTVKDHCNYAVNSYFQKKGQAQGSCDFSGTATVSANPPSNIASTCSFPSSTGMTAPTGTTTGTPTTTGSTTGTPSTVFGGAGTTLGPTGTTETGFNDQSNAVGLFTKNINFFFTFAIMTLWIVGLSWI comes from the exons ATGTCTCTTTTATTCTCCCTACTGCTGTTCTTAGCCATGACTGGCCATTCAA GTGCTACTTATTGCTTATGTAAAGATGGGTTAGGGGATCAAGCTCTTCAAAAGGCCCTCGATTATGCTTGTGGAGCTGGAGCTGATTGTTCTGCAATTCTACAAAAAGGTGGTTGCTATAACCCCAACACTGTGAAAGATCACTGCAACTATGCTGTCAATAGTTATTTCCAAAAGAAAGGTCAAGCACAAGGAAGCTGTGATTTTTCAGGCACTGCTACTGTTAGTGCCAATCCTCCTTCAA ATATTGCTTCTACTTGCAGCTTTCCCTCTAG CACAGGCATGACCGCACCAACTGGGACAACAACCGGGACACCAACCACCACTGGCTCAACCACAGGGACTCCAAGCACAGTGTTTGGTGGTGCAGGGACAACCTTAGGTCCAACAGGGACAACAGAAACCGGCTTCAATGATCAAAGCAATGCTGTGGGTCTCTTCACAAAGAATATAAACTTTTTCTTCACTTTTGCTATTATGACCCTTTGGATTGTAGGGTTATCTTGGATTTGA
- the LOC107919334 gene encoding uncharacterized protein, producing the protein MISTKSTYGNYIWIGRDSGPTTSKCGKIEQRQRQLRNQRERRGPLNPRQKDDDAGSSTRLRHSSSPSSMAIQSPSPTRAPTQSPDPAVQPTIPTLQPFQMMPGWSQWPDSAPFPVMPSGPPMYRPTEYEGSQEEPSGSSYFYQSPPPNLNPRRRNYNRHRKLDKGRIQRITIDGRHVVDHRPKSDNQIPYRKNQNPHRRNNNRRRNLEKGGIQSVTIDGRHVALNLPGTDIDCRI; encoded by the exons ATGATTAGCACAAAATCAACCTACGGCAACTACATATggattggccgagattctggtcCAACTACATcgaaatgtgggaagatcg AGCAGAGGCAGCGGCAATTACGTAACCAAAGGGAAAGACGCGGTCCTTTAAATCCAAGACAAAAGGACGATGACGCTGGCTCATCAACGAGGCTCAGACATTCATCCAGCCCATCATCAATGGCTATTCAATCACCAagcccaacgagagcaccgacacagtcacccgaCCCAGCAGTTCAACCGACGATACCCACGTTacagccttttcagatgatgcctg gttggagccaatggCCCGattcagctccatttcctgttatgccgagtggaccgccgatgtataggccaACGGAGTACGAGGGATCGCAAGAGGAGCCGTCGGGGAGCTCTtatttttaccaatccccaccacc AAACCTGAATCCTCGCCGAAGGAACTACAACCGCCACCGGAAGCTAGACAAAGGAAGAATCCAGCGCATAACcatcgacggccgccatgtg gtggatcatcgtcccaagtctgACAACCAGATTCCGTACcggaagaaccagaatccccATCGAAGGAACAACAACCGCCGCCGAAATCTAGAGAAAGGAGGAATCCAGAGCGTAACcatcgacggccgccatgtggcactgaatctcCCGGGCACAGACATTGATtgccgtatttaa